One Formosa sp. Hel3_A1_48 genomic window, GCAATTGCCCAAAAATGAGGAAATTGCCAGAAAAATTGAATCAAAAAAAGAGTCCCGGGTTCAATATCAAATTTTCCTGTAAAAGCAACCCAGCCCAACATAAAAGGAATTGCTCCGGGGATAGCGCCAGCAAAAACCGACAGTGGAGTTTTTTGTTTAAGAGGAGTATACACACTGGTATATAAAAAAATTGAGACCGCAGCAAACATCGCTGTTCTTGGGTTAATAACGTACAAAACCGACAACCCTAAAATTGTAAGTACAAGGCCTAATATAAAAGCATTGGTTACAGAGATTCTCCCCGAAGGTATAGGCCTATTTTCTGTACGAATCATAAGCGCGTCTAGGTCACGTTCAATAATCTGGTTAAAAACATTTGATGCCCCAACCATACAATATCCGCCAACCGCGAGTAGGCCCAAAACTGAAAAACGTACCTCCTCAGCAGCTAATAAATACCCCGCAATAGAAGAGAAAACAACACTTAAAGATAAGCCCATTTTAGTAACGGCCTTAAAATCCTGAAAGCGTGTAGCAACATTTAGAGATGAAACAGCTTGTTGGGTCATATAATAGAATGCTTGGGATTTGCGCTGCAAAGATAATCCTTAATTGCATCTAAATCAATATATTTTGGAAAGAAATCCGGGGTAAAAAAATTAAGTAATCACAAGATGAAGCGGTAAGTTGCTTTGATCAAAAATATATTTTGCGGTTGTTGATCCAAAATCCCTGTTTGAAATCCATCAATAAGACCTTCTGCAGTTGAAATATTAGCTCTTGTCCCCTGAGACCAAACCAAAAATAGCTCTGAGCCAGGAATATATTCCCAACGCAACACCAAATTAGAATTGAACTGAACAAATGAAAAATCAGGGTTATTAAAATTGTAATCCGTCAGGCCGTCAGCATCGTCATCAACTTGATAAGTGTCATCAATTAAATCGATTTGTGAGGCATTGTAAGCATAGAACCGGTCGTTCAGGCGGTTGGCGGTTGCATCAGTTACATATTTAAAGTCTTTAAACTGGCCCTTTGAAATAAATGGCTGGGCATAGTATTGTATAGTTAAGTTTGGGTTGATGGTATAATTTAAACGAAAGGAAGCACTTAGTGTTTGATTGTCTATAGTGCCTAAAATATAGCGCTTTGAATTATTGTAATCTACTTGAGTTACATACTGCGTCTTGTTCGGACGTGTTTCAAATTCTGGTGAAATTGAAATATTCAACGCTTTGATGGGTTGATAATTTAAATCTAATTCAAACTTGAGAAATGAAAAATTGTCCTCTTCGGCTTGAGAGTGAATGGCTCCAACACGAGCATTAAAGTTCTTTCTGTCGTCGGTATTTATGAACAAAAACTTAAAATTTTCTTTCGAGAAACGCCATCTAGGCCCTCCTCTCAAGGCCGTGTTTTGATAAATTTTAGGTTTGTGTGTTAGCCCTATGCTCATTCTCCAATTGTTCAAAAACCCTAACCGCGATCGAAAATCATATTGGGTTCTGATGTGATTTCCCTCAAAATCATGAGTAGTGAATTGTTTAAATCTCAAAGTAACATCTCTAAAAATAGAAACTGGTTTTGCCGTGTTGTAACTCAAATCAAAAAATTGAAACTTTTGATCGGCACGACGTAAAAACCCAATATCATTGAGTTCTAGCTCCGGGGAGGCCCAATTAAATCCCGCTTTAAAATTCCAATTTATACCACCAACTCTACCAACTTCAAAAAGCCCACCAGTCCCTGTAAGTGAAGTTCTATTCGGATCCACTTCTACATGAGAGGCATCAACTCTATTAAAAAGGTGGGTGATATTTTCTTGTGTGGCCTTTATGGCCTCAGGGCTTCCTTCCACACGGCTTAGTACAAAATTAGTCTGTATGTAGTAGTCCCGATTTTTCCATTGGTGTTTAAAATCGATACCTCCAGAATAGGCTGCTTTCCTAAGTTCGGATGTTGCTTCAGAAGTAGAACGATTAGTTGCCGTAAACATACCGCCCAAAAAGGTGTTTCGATCGTTCATGTCCTTTTGGACTCTTCCTACAAAATAATTTGTAAAAGGCTCTGCCTCAGCTTTTTCCACTGTCCCATCATTGTTGATTTCAACATATTCTTTAGCGGTCATACTTTCTAAAACTCCGATTGACCATCCATTTTTTGTTTTACCGCTAAATTTGGCCGCTCCTAGTATAGTTGTGTTTTGAGGCCGATTTGTGTAGGCAACATCATCTACAGGTGGATATACTTGAGGGCTTCTCCCAATACGTCGGGAAAAAAACAGATTGTTCCGGTTTCCTGCAAAACGATAATCAAAAATGTTTTTATTTTCTACAAAAAATGGTCTTTGTTCACGGTTAAAAATCTCAAAGCCGTCTAGAGCAATAGCAGCAGGATCTGCCTCAACTTGTCCAAAGTCTGGATTGACCGTTAGATCTAAAGTCAAATCATTAGTTACTCCAATCTTTGCGTCCAAACCGGCATTGATTTTAGAATCCCGCCCATCGCGATATGGGTTGCCAGCTTCGGCCTTGTAAGACTCTAACTGAGCAACAGTGAAAGGTTGAATTTCTAACTGCTTTTGGGGCCTTATATTTTTGATTCCCCTAAGTTCTCCTGCTTCGCTAACCCAGCCCGCAGAGCCTACTGGAATTCGATCCCATGCGGATAATTCATTTGCTCTAAATAAATTACGGGCTACATTTAGACCCCAAACTTGTTCATCCGGATCACCAAAACGCAATTGACTTAAAGGGATTTTCATTTCAGCAGACCACCCCTCTGAAATAATTTGTGCTTTTGTGGTCCAAATTGGGTTCCAGCTATCGTCAATATCACTCCCGTTTTCGGTAATAAGTTCATCTCCACGAACACCTGCAGCAGTGACTGTAAATAGAAATGCAGTACGGAGGTCATGATAACTATCAATGAGAACATTCATTCTATCGCCCTCAAAGCCGTCACGCCTCGAAAGGCGATTGGTTATTGTTTCAGGTGCAGTATCCAAAGCCAATAGCCCTATGTATAAATGCTTTTGGTCGTATAAAATTTTAAATTTCGTTTGTTCACTTGGCGCAGTATTTTCGTCAGGAAACACTTCAATAAAATCTGAGCCCCAATCCACCATGCTCCAAATAGAGTCGTCAAGTAAACCATCAATTTTAGGCGCTTTTTCCGAGCTTATTTCTACAGTAAAATATTGGTTTGGAACTGTTATTTGTGCTGTCATCCAGATTGGCAAGAATAAGGAAAATCGTATAAAGCATTTAAATCTTAGCCTTTTCATAGAGTTTAGAGCAGGTTCATTCGTAAAATATGGTGTAAATGTACAATCACAATAAAAATATCCGCTTGAATTTTGAAAAATTTAACATTCAAATTATGTGGTCTTTGCTGAAAACTCTTTTGAATTAATGTAAAAAATAAGCAGCAGAAGATTTTGTTAATAACAATTTATAATTGTAGATTTGCAAACTCTTTTTTTAAGAGGAATGTATAATTTGAAAAATATTTTAACGTGGATACCCTAAGTTATAAAACAATTTCAGCAAACAAAGCCACTGTCGATAAGCAGTGGGTACTTATAGATGCAGAAGGACAAACCCTTGGGCGTTTGGCTTCTAAAGTAGCGATTCTTTTAAGAGGAAAGCACAAGCCAAACTTTACACCTCATGTTGATTGTGGTGATAACGTGATTGTTATCAATTCTGAAAAAATCAACTTATCAGGAAACAAGTGGAATGACAAATCTTACATCCGCCATACAGGATACCCTGGTGGGCAACGATCTTTAACAGCAACAGAGATGTTTGCTAAAGATCCTGCACGCTTAGTTGAAAAATCAGTAAAAGGAATGTTGCCCAAAAACAAATTAGGAGCGGCATTGTTTCGCAACTTGGACGTTGTAGTAGGCGCTGCGCACAAACATGAAGCGCAACAACCAAAAACAATTAATTTAAACGAAGTTAACTAATGGAAGTTATTCACAAAATTGGTCGAAGAAAAACAGCTGTAGCGCGGGTTTATGTTTCTGAAGGAAAAGGAAACATTACTGTAAATAGTAAAGACATTAAAGACTATTTCCCAACAGCAACTCTTCAATATAAAGTAAATCAGCCATTGGCACTCACTGACAACGAAGGCAACTTTGACGTCAAAGTTAATGTTCATGGTGGAGGTTCGACAGGACAAGCGGAAGCTGTTCGTTTAGCTATATCTCGTGCTATGTGCGAACTTAATGAAGAAAACAGAAGTGTTTTGAAACCAGAAGGCTTACTTACAAGAGACCCTAGAATGGTTGAGCGTAAGAAATTTGGACAGAAAAAAGCGCGTAAGAAATTTCAATTCTCTAAGCGTTAATATATATTTTATAACCCAGTTATTGTTGTCCATGACAGGCCAACTGTCAGGATTTAGTTTAGCATCTAAATGTATAAGGCCTAGTTTTAGCCACTTGTACATTGCTAATTCAACAGAACGTAAACTAACACAAAAATGGCACAAGTAGAAGTTAAAGACTTACTCGACAACGGTGTACACTTCGGACACCTCACAAGAAAATGGGATCCAAACATGGCTCCTTTTATTTACATGGAGCGCAATGGTATTCATATCATCAACCTCTACAAAACAGCTGCAAAACTAGAAGAGGCTACAAAAGCTCTTTCTAAAATAGCGGCCTCTGGACGAAAAATTCTTTTCGTAGCTACAAAAAAACAAGCAAAAGATATTGTCGCTGAAAAAGCAGCAAACGTCAATATGCCTTACATCACCGAGCGATGGCCAGGCGGGATGCTTACAAATTTTGTAACAATCCGTAAAGCCGTTAAGAAAATGGCTGCAATTGACCGCATGAAAAAAGATGGCACATTCAATACGCTTTCAAAAAAGGAACGCCTTCAGGTTGATCGTCTACGTGCTAAGTTAGAAAAGAACTTAGGATCTATCTCTGATATGACACGTCTACCAGGTGCTTTATTTGTTGTAGACATTAAAAGAGAACACATCGCAATTAAAGAAGCTCAGAAACTTAACATTCCAATTTTTGCAATGGTAGACACAAACTCAGACCCGAGACAGGTTGATTTTGTTATTCCAGCAAATGATGATGCTTCAAAGTCAATCAACAAAATTCTAGCCACTGTTACAGATGGTATTGCTGAAGGGCTTGAACACAGAAAAGCAGAAAAAGAAGGCAAGAGTAAAGAGTCTAAAGAAACTGTTGCAAAAGCTGTTGCTGCTCCAGCTGTTGAAGCTGTTGAAGCTACCAAACAAGAAGAGGAATAAAATTTTTTAAATAAATACAAAACAACCAAGTCGTTAAGTTCTTCTATTGAATAATTTTTCGACTTTTTTTAAAACTTAAAATCATGACAAAGATTACAGCTGCCGAAGTAAACAAATTAAGAAAAGCTACTGGTGCAGGAATGATGGATTGTAAAAAAGCACTTGTTGAAGCCGAAGGAGATTTTGATAATGCAATTGATATCCTGCGTAAGAAAGGGCAAAAAGTCGCTGCCAAAAGAGCTGACCGTGACTCTACGGAAGGCGCTGCTGTTGCCAAAGTAAACGAAGAAAACACGCTTGGTGTTGCCATTGTATTAGGATGTGAGACTGATTTTGTTGGGAAGAATGAAAACTTCCTCGCATTAGCAAATCAACTTGCAGAGATTGCGCTAGACCACACATCTAAAGATGCGTTTTTAGCAGCAGACTTTGGCGGTATGTCTGTAGCTGATAAACTAGTCGAGCAAACAGGTGTGATTGGAGAAAAATTAGATTTAAAGTCTTTTGAAAAAGTGGAAGCTCCATATGTAGGTGCCTATGTACACATCAATAAAATTGCAGCCCTAGTTGGTCTTTCGGCAAACGTGGACAATGCTGCAACACTTGCGAAAGACCTCGCGATGCAGGTCGCTTCAATGGGCGCAACTTCATTATCGTACAAAGATTTCGATCCAGCTTTTGTTGCCTCTGAAACCGAAGCGCGTATTGCTGTTATTGAAAAAGATAATATTGAGCTTGAACGACTAGGTAAAACATTAAAGAATGTTCCTCGCTACATTTCTATGGCGCAATTGACCCCTGAAGTTTTGGCTCAAGCTGAAGAGGATGCAAAAGCACAACTCAAAGCTGAAGGAAAACCAGAACAAATTTGGGATAAAATTTTGCCAGGAAAAATGGACCGCTTTATCTCAGATAATACAACTTTAGATAAAGAACAGTGTCTGTTAGATCAAGATTTCATTAAAGACGATAAAAGCACAGTTGCAAAATATGTCGCTTCTTATGGTGAAGTTGAAGTTACTGAATTTAAAAGGGTAGCTTTAGGATAATTACAATAACTAATTACTGATATAATTTAAAACCCTGTGTCTAATGGACACAGGGTTTTTTTAAACTTAAATCAAAACGGAAAAAATACAAGGGCTAATAACCTTTTAAGATATTCCTTATATTTGTATAACGATCAAAACAATTATGACATACAAACGCATATTACTGAAACTATCTGGCGAAGCCCTCATGGGCAATCGACAGTATGGAATTGACCCTCTTCGTCTTTCCGAGTACGCAAGGGACATCAAAGACATTGTTAACAAAGGTATAGAAGTTGCTATTGTTATTGGAGGAGGAAACATTTTTAGAGGAGTTGCAGGGGCAAGTAATGGAATGGATCGTGTTCAAGGCGATCACATGGGAATGCTCGCAACAGTCATAAATGGATTAGCACTCCAAAGCGCTTTAGAAAATGAAGAGGTCCCTACGCGATTGCAATCAGCGATAAAAATTAATGAAGTTGCAGAACCATTTATACGCCGTAAGGCCATGCGCCATTTAGAAAAAGGGCGAGTTGTGATTTTTGGTGGAGGAACCGGAAATCCATATTTTACTACAGATTCAGCAGCAGTTTTAAGGGCAATTGAAATTGAGGCCGATGTGATAATGAAAGGAACTAGAGTCGATGGCATCTATTCTGCCGATCCCGAAAAAGATGCAACAGCAAGTAAATTTGACAATATTAGCTTTTCTGACGTCCTCAGCAAAGGCCTTAAGGTTATGGATACAACAGCATTTACGTTAAGTCAAGAAAATGAACTGCCTATTATTGTTTTTGATATGAATAAAAAAGGAAATTTAATGAAGATAGTTTCAGGAGAACAGATTGGAACGACAGTAAGTTAATTTAAAAGAAATGAACGAAGAAATTGAATTCATATTGGACAGTACCAAAGAAGCTATGGAAAAGGCCCTCAAGCATCTAGAAAAACAATTTATAAATATTCGTGCTGGTAAAGCAAGCCCATCTATGTTGGGTAGTGTAAACGTTGATTATTACGGGACACTAACGCCTTTAGCTCAAGTTGCTAATGTAAATACACCTGATGGCAGAACCATCACTGTTCAACCGTGGGAAAAATCAATGTTACAAGATATTGAACATGCTATAATGGTCGCCAATCTTGGATTTAACCCCATGAATAATGGCGAAAGTATCATCATCAACGTACCACCACTCACCGAAGAGCGTCGACGTGAGCTTGCTAAACAAGCAAAGGGAGAGGCTGAAGATGCAAAAATCTCTATTCGCGGTGCTCGAAAAGAGGGCAATAATGAACTTAAAAAACTAAATGACATCTCTGAAGACCTTAAAAAAAACACAGAGGCTGATATTCAACAGATGACCGATACACATATCGTGAAAGCTGATACTCTTTTTGCTGCAAAAGAAAAGGAGATTTTGACTGTGTAATTGTCAAAAAAGCGCCAAACTAATTTAACTCTTTTTTTAGAAAAGGCAGCGCACAATTATGCCCCGAAATCCATTGGTTTTCTATACCTTTGGGGACTTCAAAATCAAATATGTTTAAAGTATTTACTTCTGGCTTTTGGGAAGCTGTAGCACGACTAATTCTTCGTAACCGCATCGTTATCCTCATAATGATAGGGCTGGGTACTGCTCTTATGGTTTCGCAATGGAATAAAATGCGCTTTTCGTACACTGAAGCCAATTTGCTTCCTGATCAGCACCACGTAAATCTTGACTACAATACCTTTTTGGATATATTTGGCGAAGAGGGAAATATTATTGTACTTGGCGTAAAAGATAGTACACTTCTAACCGCACAAAATTTTAATGCATGGAACAGCTTTAGTAAATCAATTGAAAAAAATGAAAATATCGAAGCTGTAATCACGCTTCAAGACCTAAAAAAATTAATTAAAGATCAAAAGAAACAACAGTTTATTTTTGAGCCAATAGTTAATGATTCAATCCGCTCGAATGATGAGCTTGAGCAACTTCAAAGCTCACTATTTTCTGATTTTCCTTTTTATGATGAGGTACTTTACAATAAAGACTCTAAAGCAATTCGTACAATTATATACCTTAAAAAATCAATTGTAAACACCTCAGCCAGAAAAGAGTTTATAACGGAGGTCTTGATTCCAAAAATTAAAGCTTTCGAAGCCGCTACAAAAATGAATGTACGAGCATCAGGTATGCCCTATGTCCGCACGCTTAATTCTCAAAATATAATTGATGAAATTGAGATTTTTATACTCGCAGCTATTCTAATCACGTCCCTTATTTTCTATTTG contains:
- the cyoE gene encoding heme o synthase; the protein is MTQQAVSSLNVATRFQDFKAVTKMGLSLSVVFSSIAGYLLAAEEVRFSVLGLLAVGGYCMVGASNVFNQIIERDLDALMIRTENRPIPSGRISVTNAFILGLVLTILGLSVLYVINPRTAMFAAVSIFLYTSVYTPLKQKTPLSVFAGAIPGAIPFMLGWVAFTGKFDIEPGTLFLIQFFWQFPHFWAIAWFLDSDYKKAGFLMLPTGAKDKGTVLQVIIYIAWTVLISLVPAFGVTGNLQLSLLGAVLIAVIGLGFLYYGFKLFQQQTDQSARKLMFVSILYITSLQFIYVLDKFI
- a CDS encoding DUF5916 domain-containing protein is translated as MTAQITVPNQYFTVEISSEKAPKIDGLLDDSIWSMVDWGSDFIEVFPDENTAPSEQTKFKILYDQKHLYIGLLALDTAPETITNRLSRRDGFEGDRMNVLIDSYHDLRTAFLFTVTAAGVRGDELITENGSDIDDSWNPIWTTKAQIISEGWSAEMKIPLSQLRFGDPDEQVWGLNVARNLFRANELSAWDRIPVGSAGWVSEAGELRGIKNIRPQKQLEIQPFTVAQLESYKAEAGNPYRDGRDSKINAGLDAKIGVTNDLTLDLTVNPDFGQVEADPAAIALDGFEIFNREQRPFFVENKNIFDYRFAGNRNNLFFSRRIGRSPQVYPPVDDVAYTNRPQNTTILGAAKFSGKTKNGWSIGVLESMTAKEYVEINNDGTVEKAEAEPFTNYFVGRVQKDMNDRNTFLGGMFTATNRSTSEATSELRKAAYSGGIDFKHQWKNRDYYIQTNFVLSRVEGSPEAIKATQENITHLFNRVDASHVEVDPNRTSLTGTGGLFEVGRVGGINWNFKAGFNWASPELELNDIGFLRRADQKFQFFDLSYNTAKPVSIFRDVTLRFKQFTTHDFEGNHIRTQYDFRSRLGFLNNWRMSIGLTHKPKIYQNTALRGGPRWRFSKENFKFLFINTDDRKNFNARVGAIHSQAEEDNFSFLKFELDLNYQPIKALNISISPEFETRPNKTQYVTQVDYNNSKRYILGTIDNQTLSASFRLNYTINPNLTIQYYAQPFISKGQFKDFKYVTDATANRLNDRFYAYNASQIDLIDDTYQVDDDADGLTDYNFNNPDFSFVQFNSNLVLRWEYIPGSELFLVWSQGTRANISTAEGLIDGFQTGILDQQPQNIFLIKATYRFIL
- the rplM gene encoding 50S ribosomal protein L13 produces the protein MDTLSYKTISANKATVDKQWVLIDAEGQTLGRLASKVAILLRGKHKPNFTPHVDCGDNVIVINSEKINLSGNKWNDKSYIRHTGYPGGQRSLTATEMFAKDPARLVEKSVKGMLPKNKLGAALFRNLDVVVGAAHKHEAQQPKTINLNEVN
- the rpsI gene encoding 30S ribosomal protein S9 — its product is MEVIHKIGRRKTAVARVYVSEGKGNITVNSKDIKDYFPTATLQYKVNQPLALTDNEGNFDVKVNVHGGGSTGQAEAVRLAISRAMCELNEENRSVLKPEGLLTRDPRMVERKKFGQKKARKKFQFSKR
- the rpsB gene encoding 30S ribosomal protein S2; protein product: MAQVEVKDLLDNGVHFGHLTRKWDPNMAPFIYMERNGIHIINLYKTAAKLEEATKALSKIAASGRKILFVATKKQAKDIVAEKAANVNMPYITERWPGGMLTNFVTIRKAVKKMAAIDRMKKDGTFNTLSKKERLQVDRLRAKLEKNLGSISDMTRLPGALFVVDIKREHIAIKEAQKLNIPIFAMVDTNSDPRQVDFVIPANDDASKSINKILATVTDGIAEGLEHRKAEKEGKSKESKETVAKAVAAPAVEAVEATKQEEE
- the tsf gene encoding translation elongation factor Ts, with the protein product MTKITAAEVNKLRKATGAGMMDCKKALVEAEGDFDNAIDILRKKGQKVAAKRADRDSTEGAAVAKVNEENTLGVAIVLGCETDFVGKNENFLALANQLAEIALDHTSKDAFLAADFGGMSVADKLVEQTGVIGEKLDLKSFEKVEAPYVGAYVHINKIAALVGLSANVDNAATLAKDLAMQVASMGATSLSYKDFDPAFVASETEARIAVIEKDNIELERLGKTLKNVPRYISMAQLTPEVLAQAEEDAKAQLKAEGKPEQIWDKILPGKMDRFISDNTTLDKEQCLLDQDFIKDDKSTVAKYVASYGEVEVTEFKRVALG
- the pyrH gene encoding UMP kinase, whose amino-acid sequence is MTYKRILLKLSGEALMGNRQYGIDPLRLSEYARDIKDIVNKGIEVAIVIGGGNIFRGVAGASNGMDRVQGDHMGMLATVINGLALQSALENEEVPTRLQSAIKINEVAEPFIRRKAMRHLEKGRVVIFGGGTGNPYFTTDSAAVLRAIEIEADVIMKGTRVDGIYSADPEKDATASKFDNISFSDVLSKGLKVMDTTAFTLSQENELPIIVFDMNKKGNLMKIVSGEQIGTTVS
- the frr gene encoding ribosome recycling factor, which encodes MNEEIEFILDSTKEAMEKALKHLEKQFINIRAGKASPSMLGSVNVDYYGTLTPLAQVANVNTPDGRTITVQPWEKSMLQDIEHAIMVANLGFNPMNNGESIIINVPPLTEERRRELAKQAKGEAEDAKISIRGARKEGNNELKKLNDISEDLKKNTEADIQQMTDTHIVKADTLFAAKEKEILTV